From a region of the Helianthus annuus cultivar XRQ/B chromosome 5, HanXRQr2.0-SUNRISE, whole genome shotgun sequence genome:
- the LOC110943958 gene encoding uncharacterized protein LOC110943958, translating into MSISVDSNNLSFVNDLNTGKDMWNMKARIIRKWNQGYKMDLIFIDEKGVKIQAEDAVVILSKFGVGENKDLYKVVVQPYKINFYRCTTVTPVRDWKGVEYGFNFRAYEDILQGGALNALSVDVAGSVIYCGDLEIFDRPLKETKKMNFDIEEGKVLRCTVWNDYALQIKDFISKIPPHEHVMAVIQHEKCKEWKGEYTVQSDKFATRIFLNEEIDEVNELRRRLILKFGQGSGSTSQTILSSQSVFLLHKEFVTDGVKKHVDEISEIEKVSHLFI; encoded by the exons ATGTCAATATCAGTTGACAGTAACAATCTTAGTTTTGTTAACGATTTGAATACTGGGAAAGATATGTGGAACATGAAAGCGAGAATTATTCGAAAATGGAATCAAGGTTACAAGATGGatctcatcttcattgatgaaaaG GGTGTTAAGATTCAAGCAG AAGATGCTGTTGTGATTTTGTCGAAATTTGGTGTTGGTGAgaataaagatttatataaaGTAGTAGTGCAGCCttataaaatcaacttttatAGATGCACAACTGTTACTCCTGTGAGAGATTGGAAAGGTGTTGAGTATGGTTTCAACTTCAGAGCTTATGAAGATATTCTTCAAGGAGGGGCGTTAAACGCTTTGAGTGTTG ATGTTGCTGGATCTGTGATTTATTGTGGAGATCTTGAAATCTTTGATCGACCTCTAAAGGAGACTAAGAAGATGAATTTCGATATTGAAGA GGGTAAGGTTTTGCGGTGTACTGTGTGGAATGATTATGCTCTGCAGATTAAGGACTTCATTTCTAAAATCCCACCTCATGAGCATGTGATGGCTGTTATACAGCATGAAAAGTGTAAAGAATGGAAAG GTGAATATACTGTTCAAAGTGATAAGTTTGCAACACGAATTTTTCTGaatgaagaaattgatgaagTTAATGAGCTAAGGAGGAG GCTTATACTGAAGTTTGGACAAGGGAGTGGTTCTACTTCTCAAACAATACTATCATCTCAGAGTGTTTTTCTACTGCATAAAGAATTTGTAACTGATGGTgtgaagaaacatgttgatgagatTAGTGAGATAGAAAAGGTTTCACATCTTTTTATATAG
- the LOC110939388 gene encoding amino acid transporter AVT6E has translation MVNNEDDDDMSCDDSHRSNAGIYGAVFNLTTTVIGAGIMALPAAMKVLGLIVGITMICLIGVLAQISAELLIRFTVQCKATSYGEVVQHALGSPARILSEIFIIVNNAGVLVVYLIIMGDVMSGSARHAGVLEQWFGNGFWDNRNLVMFIVLIVFLAPLCALDRIESLSLTSAASVVLAVLFVTITCVVASIMLIEGKTAPPRLIPDVSSKKSIIELLVIIPVMSNAYVCHFNIQPIYNELEGRSPRKMNKVGRITTVICIMIYCLTAVSGYLLFGKNTEGDVLTNFDKPLGIRFSTTLNFVVRVGYIFHLILVFPVIHFSLRQTVDELAFSGAVPLSESKNRCLGLTCALLGIIYTASIMIPSIWTAFKFTGATTAVSLGFTFPALIALRLGHKGPLGLSSRDRSLSWVMLVLAIIVSIVGVVGNIYGMQDGSSE, from the coding sequence ATGGTGAATAACGAGGACGATGACGACATGAGTTGTGATGATTCACATAGATCGAATGCCGGTATCTATGGTGCGGTGTTTAATCTAACCACGACGGTAATCGGGGCTGGAATCATGGCATTACCGGCTGCCATGAAAGTTCTTGGCTTGATTGTTGGCATTACGATGATTTGCTTGATTGGTGTTTTAGCACAAATTAGTGCCGAGTTGCTTATTCGGTTTACGGTTCAATGCAAAGCGACGTCGTATGGGGAGGTTGTGCAACATGCGTTAGGATCACCGGCGAGAATCTTATCCGAAATTTTTATAATTGTGAACAATGCCGGTGTTTTGGTGGTTTATTTGATCATTATGGGTGATGTAATGTCGGGTTCGGCTCGCCATGCAGGGGTTTTGGAACAATGGTTCGGTAATGGGTTTTGGGACAATAGGAATCTCGTGATGTTTATCGTGTTGATCGTGTTTCTAGCGCCACTTTGTGCGTTGGATAGGATAGAATCTTTGAGTTTGACTTCTGCTGCTTCTGTGGTTCTCGCAGTTCTTTTTGTGACAATCACTTGTGTTGTCGCGTCTATCATGTTGATTGAGGGTAAAACCGCGCCTCCTAGGCTAATTCCGGATGTGAGTTCAAAAAAGTCGATTATTGAACTTTTAGTTATAATCCCCGTCATGTCGAATGCATACGTTTGTCACTTTAATATTCAACCGATTTATAACGAACTCGAAGGGCGTTCGCCTAGAAAGATGAACAAAGTTGGTAGGATAACAACGGTTATTTGTATTATGATCTATTGCTTGACCGCAGTTTCGGGTTATCTTTTATTTGGGAAAAACACGGAAGGCGATGTGCTAACAAACTTCGATAAGCCTCTTGGGATTCGGTTTAGTACAACTTTAAACTTTGTCGTTCGTGTGGGTTACATTTTTCATTTGATTCTCGTGTTTCCGGTGATTCACTTTTCGTTAAGGCAAACTGTTGATGAGTTGGCTTTTAGTGGCGCAGTGCCACTATCGGAGAGCAAGAATAGATGTTTAGGGTTAACATGTGCGCTTTTGGGGATTATATATACAGCGTCGATCATGATCCCGAGTATATGGACTGCTTTTAAGTTTACGGGTGCAACCACGGCTGTGTCATTAGGGTTCACGTTCCCAGCACTTATCGCGCTACGGTTGGGCCACAAAGGACCGCTTGGTCTTAGTAGTCGAGACCGGTCGTTGTCATGGGTAATGTTGGTTCTAGCGATCATCGTTAGCATTGTTGGAGTGGTTGGCAACATTTATGGTATGCAAGATGGATCTAGTGAATGA